The DNA window CCATGCTCTTGCGATTCTCCCTTCCCCTTTGCCATACAATCTGCTTTATCATTTCGCGGCCAAGCTTTTCAAATCCTTTCACTAATCATGTAGAACCATGACAGTTTTTGTCGACAAAAAAGCAGAGGCATGCTGCCTCTGCTTTTTGCCTTCCCTATCTGGCCTGTTGCCCGCGCTCTTTTGACAACGTTTGCTGCTATGAGCGGTCAGTGGCGCCGGCCATTCATAATGCCTGGTTACTGATTAACATTTTGCGCTTTGCGCGCCTCTGCTTGAGCGTTTTGTTGTTTAACATGTTGCACATTCGTCTCAGCCGCAAACTCAGTGCCAAATTGGCCAGCTTGATTAGCTTGAGCAGCTTGAGCCGATTGTGCATTTTTTTGTCGCACTTCTTGAATGTTCGTGCCAGCGAATGTTTTGTTCGGTTGTTTGGCCATTGTTCTCACCTCCACGTGCTTTACTATGCCCTGGAGGTGACCGTTCTATCCGTCAACATTATAAAAGTAAAGATCTTCCGCCATCGACAATGATCGTCTGTCCGCGGATCATCTCGGCGGCGTCAGACAATAAAAACAAAACGGTGTTGACAATGTCTTCCGGTTTCACCAAACGGCCAGCCGGTGTATGGGCCGCCGCGTCGGCAAGCAACTGTTCGCGGTTCGGAAAATATTTCAGCGCTTCCGTGTCCACCGCTCCGCCGGAAACGGCGTTGACGGCGATATGTTTTGGCGCCAGCTCGACGGCCAAGTAGCGCGTCAGAGCCTCGAGCGCCGCCTTCGAAACGCCGACCGCCGTGTAGTTTTCCAAATAGCGGATCGACCCGAGCGAGCTGATGCTGACGATTTTTCCACCGCCGGATTTTTCCATCCGCTTCGCTGCCTCTTGGGCGCAAAATAAAAGCGCTTTGCTGTTGATATTCATCGTCCAGTTCCAATGCGTTTCCTCGAGCTCTAACGCCGGTCGCAATACGCCGGAGGCAGCGTTGTTCACGAGCACATCAACCCGCCCGAATACTTCATCAATGCGGGCGAACATGGCGCGAATTTTCTCGACATCGCCGACATTGGCTTTGACAATAAGCGCTTTTCTTCCGAGCGCTTCAATTTCACGCGCTGTTTCTTCGGCAGCTGTTTTGCTGCGGGCATAGTTGACGACAATATCATATCCTTCCTCAGCCAGCCGCAAAGCGATCGCTTTGCCGATGCCGCGGCTGCTTCCCGTGACGACCGCCACTTTTCCACTCATGTTTTTCCGCTCCTTTACGTATAATATAGCCGAATTCCGCAAACAAAGGAGGCGCAGCCTATGTATGTCGGCCGCGATATGACCGAACTGTCGATGATTCCAAAAACAGAATGGACCGATGACGAACTCGCTTATTTTCACCATTCGTTCCAGCAAATTGCTCCGTATTTAAACGTCGAAGGGCAAACGATCCACCGCGAAATTATTGAAGAAATCGAAGCGCGCGGCGGCCTTGGGCGCCGCGAAGCAACGTACACACACGGCACGATGCCGGTGCCCGATTAACGCAGGCGGCGCGCTTCGCCTGCGCGCTCTTGATATTCGCGCCAAATGCGTTGGTGCGACACAGGAAAGGCGTATGCGTCTAGCTCCCTCGCTGACACTAATCGATACGGTTCGCCCAGCCGCTCGCCGTCAAGCAACTGGCCACTAAACACCGTCAGCTTCCAAATCAAATGGGAAAACACGTGATCAAACGAAGCCAGCGGCTCTCCGAGCTTGATCTTAAGACCATGCTCGTTCAAAAATACCTTCTCCAATTTCTCTTTTTCACCTTCGCCATTCATTTCACAGCCCGGAAATTCCCATAAGTTCGCAAGCAGACCGGTATGGCCGCGCTTGCGAATAAGAATGCGTCCTTCTTCGTCAGCGAGCACAGCAACCGCAAGCGGCACTTGTTTCACCGCTGTTTTTTTCGTTTTCACCGGCAATTCCTCCGGCACACCTTCCGCGAACGCCCGGCAATGGGCTTGCACCGGACAAAGAAGGCACGAGGGGCGGCGCGGTGTACAAACAAGGGCGCCAAGCTCAATCAATGCTTCATTGAATGCCCCCGGATGTTCATACGCCATAATCTCACGGACGATCTGTTCGAATCGCTTTCGCGTCGACGCCTTGGCAATGTCATCCGTCAACAAAAACAAACGCGACAACACGCGCATCACGTTGCCATCGACCGCCGGCTCCGGCACGCCGTAGGCGAGGCTCAGCACCGCGCCGACCGTATACGGGCCGACTCCTTTCAGTTTGGCAAACTCATCCGGGCGATCCGGCACTTTCCCCCCATAATGCTCCTTCACTTCTTTTACCGCCGCATGCAAGTTGCGCACACGCGAATAATAACCGAGCCCTTCCCACGCCTTCAGCACTTCGTCCTCATCGGCGCCAGCGAGCGCCTCTAGCGTCGGAAATTGCTCAATAAACTTTTCGAAATACGGAATGACCGTCTCGACGCGCGTCTGCTGCAACATGACTTCTGACACCCACACTTTATACGGATCGCGGTCTTTTCGCCACGGCAGGTCGCGGCGCTCACGGGCAAACCAATCGAGCAAATCGCGCTGAAACTCGCGGGCAGGAAACCGCTCTGTCCACGTTGTCATCTTCGTTTTGTCCCCCATGATGCCTATTGTCCACCCCATTATACCAAAAAACCCCCAGCGTGGCTTGCCGCACGCCAGGGGGAAATAAAAGGAAATCGTTCTCAACTTTCCTTTGCCGCCGAAACATAGGCGATTTGTTCATGTTGGGCGCGCAATCGGCGAATATCGATGCGCACGAGCATCGAGATAATGAAAGCGATGACAAACAAACCTCCAAAAAAGGCCAAACTCCCTTCATAAGAGCCGGTCGTGTCTTTAATGTACGCAGCAAACATCGGTCCGACAAGACCGGCGGCAGCCCAAGCCGTCAGAATATAACCGTGGATGGCACCGAGTTGCTTTGTTCCAAACAAATCGCCGATGTACGCGGGGATACAGGCAAATCCGCCGCCATAACACGTATACACAATCGTCAGCATCACAATAAACAACCATTTCATGGACACATTCGGCAACAGGAAGAAAATCAAGATTTGCAAAACGAAAAACGCCGTATACGTATTTGGACGACCAATATAATCAGAAGCCGACGCCCAGCCGATGCGTCCTAACCCGTTAAACACTCCGATGGCGCCAACTAATGCCGCCGCGGCTGTTTGGCTGATGCCAATGCTTTCTACTGCCAGTGGTTTCGCCACTGCCAAAACGGCAATGCCACATGTCACGTTAATAAAAAGCATGAACCATAAATACCAAAAACGTCTTGTTTTAACCGCCTCATTGGCCGTCAACTGCGCCAAATCAAGCGAAGGTTTGGCTTTTCCGGCCTTCACTTTTTCCTGAAATCCTTCCGGCAGCCATCCTTCCGGTGGTTTTTCTAAATAAAGCGAGGATAACACCATAATAGCGAAGTATGTAATCCCCAAAATAAAAAATGTATTCTGAACACCTACGGATGCAATTAAGCTGTTCATGACGGGACTCGCAATGGCCGCCGCAAACCCGAACCCCATAATCGCCAGCCCCGTAGCCAAACCGCGCCGGTCTGGAAACCATTTAACAAGCGTAGACACAGGCGCAATATACCCGACGCCAAGCCCGATCCCGCCTAAAACGCCATAAAACAGATACAGAAGATACTTAGAACCGAGAGCAACAGCCAATCCAGAACCAGTCACCCCGAGGCCAAAAAAGATGGCAGCCAATAGCCCCGATTTCCGCGGTCCGTGCTTCTCCACAAAATGACCGAGGAACGCAGCCGATAATCCTAAAAATAAGATGGCAATGCTGAAGGTGAGCGCCACTTCCTGGTCCGACCATCCAAACAATTGTTTTAATGGATTGGTAAAATTGCTCCAGGCGTAAACAGATCCGATCGAAATATGGATGCCGACAGCAGATAAAGCAATAAGCCATCGGTTTTTCATGTCTCCCTTCTCCCCTTTCATCCAATTATAATTCGACTTTCATACGTATACACATTAAACGCTTGCCCGCGCAAAAAGCCGACAACGGTAATGCCGAGTTCTTCCGCCAAATCTAGGGCCAGCGTCGTCGGCGCCGATTTCGACAGCAGAATGCTTACGCCCATTTTCGCCGCCTTCAAGAGCACTTCCGACGAGACGCGGCCGCTGAATACAATCAGCTTGTCTTTCATCGCCACTTGATGGCGCAGGCAGTAGCCGTACAACTTATCAAGCGCGTTATGGCGTCCGATGTCGGAGCGGATGACAACAATCCCGTCCGGCGTGGCGAGCGCTGCGTTATGAAGGCCACCGGTTGCCGCAAAATCGATCGACTGTTCGTGCAGCGCTTTCATTAAGCGCAGACAGTCATTGGCTTTAGCAGTGATGCCGCCAACGATCGTTTTGGCGGTTTTCGCATCATTGTAAAAATAAAATTGCCGACTTTTTCCGCAGCACGAGCCGATGAATCGCTTCGCATAAAACTGCTTGGCCGGCAGTCCGCCTGCGGCGAGTTCGACGTACGCAAACCCCCGCTCCCCGTCCACCGTCATCGCTTTGATGTCTCTATACGTCCGAATGGCCCCTTCCGCAGCTAAAAATCCGACCACCAGTTCATCAAGATGCCCGGGAGTGCAAACGATCGTCGCAAACTCCTCACCATTGACCGTTATTGTCAACGGAAACTCAAGCGCGATCTCGTCCTCTTCCTCAACCAAGCGCCCGTTCCTGTATTTGGCAATCGGCCGCCGTTTCGCCGCAAACCCGCCCACTTCACATCCCCCCTTTTTCGCCAAAATAAAAACGCCGCCTTCCGGACAAAGGCACCGTTTGCCCCTGTCAGCGAAAAGCGGCGGTAGTTTGCGCCCAGCACTTCTGCAGCGAAACCAACGCACATCCGTTTCTGAAACCTGCCAACCAACTGAACAACATCTGTTAGCCGGCCAAGCTTCTCCTATTTTCACCTTGCCTACACTCATAAGCATACCATGAACAGCTGTGAAACACAACCGTTTTGTTCACAAATTTGTCACAATTCAATCGGCTTTTCAAACACAAACACAGAAACGGCCATATCTTCTTCAATTTTAATATCACTGAACAAATGAAGCAGTTTCGAACCGACGAGCTCTTCCATGCCATCCGGCACATGCTGGGCATACACATCTTGAATCATTTTCGTTCTTGCCGCATGCACCATCTCCCGTCCTTCCGGCGTGCGGGCGATAAATTTCTCCGTCGGCGTTAAATTTCCGTGCAAAATCGTAATCGCCAAGTTGTCGACAAAATATGTTTTAATCCGTTCCGGCCCTTTGCCAAACAGCTGTTTACGCACTTTGCGCACAATATCATTAAAGGCGGCTTCCTTTTTCGACATCCCCATCTCTCCTTTCGCCAACGTTTGAAAAACTTCCTATCCATCCATTGTGTTCTACGTTTCGCCATACTATAATAAACTATAGCAAATGTATACATAGTGGAAAAATAATAAGGGTCTCCTTGTTATTTTTCTACGACTCTAGCAAACATTGGATTGGTTGTTTAGTATCGCTGTGCTAAAGAACTACTCCACCACGATGAAGCACGAATCTCATCGTTGGTGGAGTTTTTATTTTGCAAAGGAGGAGCGATGATGGAAGCACCAATGGTGACGGTTACCATCAACGGACGCACGTACCGCGCCAAACAAGGGATGACGATTTTAGAAACCGTCAACGAGCACGGGCTTTCGCACCCGCAAGTTTGTTACACGCCGGAGCTTGGCGCCATTCAGACGTGTGATACGTGCATCGCTGAAGTCAACGGCACGCTTCTTCGCGCCTGTTCGACGCTAGTGGAAGACGGCATGGTCGTCGAGCTCAGCTCACCGCGGGCGAAAGCGGCGCAAAAAGAAGCGATGGACCGCCTTTTGGAAAACCACCTTTTATACTGTACGGTGTGTGATAACAACAACGGCAACTGCAAGCTGCACAACACAGCGGAAATGATGCAAATCGAACATCAAACATATCCGTACCGTCCGAAAGTCCACCCATCCGAGGTGGATATGTCGCACCCGTTCTACCGCTATGACCCGAACCAATGCATCGCCTGTGGGCAGTGTGTTGAGGCATGCCAAAACTTGCAAGTAAACGAAACGCTCTCGATTGACTGGGAAGCAGAACGGCCGCGCGTCGTTTGGGATGGCGGCGTGCCGATCAACGAATCGTCGTGCGTCAGCTGCGGGCACTGTGTCACCGTTTGCCCGTGCAACGCCTTAATGGAAAAATCGATGCTTGGCGAAGCCGGGTTTATGACCGGCTTGGATCAAGAAGTGCTGAGCCCAATGATCGACTTTGTCAAAGAAGTCGAGCCAAATTACACGAGCATTTTCGCCATTTCTGAAATTGAGGCGGCGATGCGCGAACAGCGGATCAAAAAGACGAAAACGGTCTGCACGTTCTGCGGCGTCGGCTGTTCGTTTGAAGTGTGGACGAAAGGGCGCAAGATTTTAAAAATCCAGCCTGTTTCCGAAGCGCCGGTCAACGCGATTTCCACATGCGTCAAAGGAAAATTCGGCTGGGATTTTGTCAACAGCGAAGAGCGCCTGACGAAACCGCTCATCCGTAAAGGCGACGTGTTCGTCGAGTCGACATGGGAAGAAGCGCTCGATCTAGTGGCCAAAAAACTTGGCGCCATTAAGCAACAATACGGCGGCAATGCCATTGGCTTCATTTCCTCATCGAAAATTTCCAACGAGGAAAACTATTTAATGCAAAAGTTGGCGCGGCAAGTATTTGAAACGAACAACGTCGACAACTGTTCGCGCTATTGCCAATCGCCAGCGACGGACGGCTTGTTCCGCACGGTCGGCATGGGCGGCGATTCCGGCACGATTCATGACATCGCTTCCGCCGGCTTGGTCATCATCATCGGCGCCAACCCTGCCGAGGGGCATCCGGTGATTGCGACCCGCGTCAAACGGGCGCATAAGCTGTTCGGCCAAAAACTGATCGTCGCCGACTTGCGCCGCAACGAAATGGCTGAGCGGGCCGATTTGTTCATCCGCCCGAAACAAGGCACCGACCAAGTGTGGCTGATGGCGGTAACGAAATACATCATCGACCAAGGCTGGCACGATGAAGCGTTCATTCGCGAACGCGTCCATTTCTTTGATGAATTCCGACAGCTGCTCGAAAAATATACGCTCGACTATGCCGAACAAACAACCGGCATCGCCAAAGCCGATCTCATCCGCATTGCCGAAATGATTCACGAAGCGGACGGCACATGCGTCCTTTGGGGCATGGGCGTGACGCAAAATACGGGCGGCAGCGACACATCGGCAGCGATTTCCAATTTGCTGCTTGCAACCGGCAACTACGGGCGTCCGGGCGCCGGTGCGTTCCCATTGCGCGGCCATAACAACGTCCAAGGCGCCTGTGACATGGGATCGCTTCCTTCCTGGCTGCCTGGCTACCAACATGTGACCGATGACGCGGCGCGCGCGAAATTTGAAAAAGCGTACGGCGTCCGCATCGATGCAAAGCCGGGCCTTGACAACATTCAAATGCTTGAAGCGGCTGAACGCGGCGAGCTAAAAGCGATGTATATCGTCGGCGAAGACATGGCGCTTGTCGACTGCAACGCCAACCATGTGCAAGAGACGTTGGCGAAACTCGACTTTGTCGTCGTCCAAGACATTTTCTTATCCAAAACGGCGCAATTTGCTGATGTGATCTTGCCGGCGGCGCCGAACTTGGAGAAAGAAGGAACATTCACGAACACCGAACGCCGCATCCAACGGTTTTACCAAGCGC is part of the Geobacillus sp. 46C-IIa genome and encodes:
- a CDS encoding gamma-type small acid-soluble spore protein, producing MAKQPNKTFAGTNIQEVRQKNAQSAQAAQANQAGQFGTEFAAETNVQHVKQQNAQAEARKAQNVNQ
- the fabL gene encoding enoyl-[acyl-carrier-protein] reductase FabL, yielding MSGKVAVVTGSSRGIGKAIALRLAEEGYDIVVNYARSKTAAEETAREIEALGRKALIVKANVGDVEKIRAMFARIDEVFGRVDVLVNNAASGVLRPALELEETHWNWTMNINSKALLFCAQEAAKRMEKSGGGKIVSISSLGSIRYLENYTAVGVSKAALEALTRYLAVELAPKHIAVNAVSGGAVDTEALKYFPNREQLLADAAAHTPAGRLVKPEDIVNTVLFLLSDAAEMIRGQTIIVDGGRSLLL
- the mutY gene encoding A/G-specific adenine glycosylase, whose translation is MTTWTERFPAREFQRDLLDWFARERRDLPWRKDRDPYKVWVSEVMLQQTRVETVIPYFEKFIEQFPTLEALAGADEDEVLKAWEGLGYYSRVRNLHAAVKEVKEHYGGKVPDRPDEFAKLKGVGPYTVGAVLSLAYGVPEPAVDGNVMRVLSRLFLLTDDIAKASTRKRFEQIVREIMAYEHPGAFNEALIELGALVCTPRRPSCLLCPVQAHCRAFAEGVPEELPVKTKKTAVKQVPLAVAVLADEEGRILIRKRGHTGLLANLWEFPGCEMNGEGEKEKLEKVFLNEHGLKIKLGEPLASFDHVFSHLIWKLTVFSGQLLDGERLGEPYRLVSARELDAYAFPVSHQRIWREYQERAGEARRLR
- a CDS encoding OFA family MFS transporter; translated protein: MKNRWLIALSAVGIHISIGSVYAWSNFTNPLKQLFGWSDQEVALTFSIAILFLGLSAAFLGHFVEKHGPRKSGLLAAIFFGLGVTGSGLAVALGSKYLLYLFYGVLGGIGLGVGYIAPVSTLVKWFPDRRGLATGLAIMGFGFAAAIASPVMNSLIASVGVQNTFFILGITYFAIMVLSSLYLEKPPEGWLPEGFQEKVKAGKAKPSLDLAQLTANEAVKTRRFWYLWFMLFINVTCGIAVLAVAKPLAVESIGISQTAAAALVGAIGVFNGLGRIGWASASDYIGRPNTYTAFFVLQILIFFLLPNVSMKWLFIVMLTIVYTCYGGGFACIPAYIGDLFGTKQLGAIHGYILTAWAAAGLVGPMFAAYIKDTTGSYEGSLAFFGGLFVIAFIISMLVRIDIRRLRAQHEQIAYVSAAKES
- the fdhD gene encoding formate dehydrogenase accessory sulfurtransferase FdhD, producing MGGFAAKRRPIAKYRNGRLVEEEDEIALEFPLTITVNGEEFATIVCTPGHLDELVVGFLAAEGAIRTYRDIKAMTVDGERGFAYVELAAGGLPAKQFYAKRFIGSCCGKSRQFYFYNDAKTAKTIVGGITAKANDCLRLMKALHEQSIDFAATGGLHNAALATPDGIVVIRSDIGRHNALDKLYGYCLRHQVAMKDKLIVFSGRVSSEVLLKAAKMGVSILLSKSAPTTLALDLAEELGITVVGFLRGQAFNVYTYESRIIIG
- a CDS encoding DUF2294 domain-containing protein, giving the protein MSKKEAAFNDIVRKVRKQLFGKGPERIKTYFVDNLAITILHGNLTPTEKFIARTPEGREMVHAARTKMIQDVYAQHVPDGMEELVGSKLLHLFSDIKIEEDMAVSVFVFEKPIEL
- the fdhF gene encoding formate dehydrogenase subunit alpha gives rise to the protein MEAPMVTVTINGRTYRAKQGMTILETVNEHGLSHPQVCYTPELGAIQTCDTCIAEVNGTLLRACSTLVEDGMVVELSSPRAKAAQKEAMDRLLENHLLYCTVCDNNNGNCKLHNTAEMMQIEHQTYPYRPKVHPSEVDMSHPFYRYDPNQCIACGQCVEACQNLQVNETLSIDWEAERPRVVWDGGVPINESSCVSCGHCVTVCPCNALMEKSMLGEAGFMTGLDQEVLSPMIDFVKEVEPNYTSIFAISEIEAAMREQRIKKTKTVCTFCGVGCSFEVWTKGRKILKIQPVSEAPVNAISTCVKGKFGWDFVNSEERLTKPLIRKGDVFVESTWEEALDLVAKKLGAIKQQYGGNAIGFISSSKISNEENYLMQKLARQVFETNNVDNCSRYCQSPATDGLFRTVGMGGDSGTIHDIASAGLVIIIGANPAEGHPVIATRVKRAHKLFGQKLIVADLRRNEMAERADLFIRPKQGTDQVWLMAVTKYIIDQGWHDEAFIRERVHFFDEFRQLLEKYTLDYAEQTTGIAKADLIRIAEMIHEADGTCVLWGMGVTQNTGGSDTSAAISNLLLATGNYGRPGAGAFPLRGHNNVQGACDMGSLPSWLPGYQHVTDDAARAKFEKAYGVRIDAKPGLDNIQMLEAAERGELKAMYIVGEDMALVDCNANHVQETLAKLDFVVVQDIFLSKTAQFADVILPAAPNLEKEGTFTNTERRIQRFYQALEPLGDSKPDWWIIQEIAKRLGADWNYTGPSEVMDEVASLAPLYSQAHYDRLEGWNSLCWGSYDGADTPLLYKERFNFPDGKARFALADWVKPVQYPEEYDLLVNNGRLLEHFHEGNLTYKSKGIQRKFPDIFVEVSPELANERGISDGALVRLISPYGRVKVRVLVTDRVRGNELFLPMHSTANESAINILTGPQTDHRTNTPAYKQARVRMEVLERSGETPLPRTNPRFKQRHPQNGVEVERKWQRRDYVPLTEAEKGVKIGG